The window CTGCGCGAGGAACATCAGCTTTCGCCGCGACACGAAGTCATCTTATGCGTCGCCGCGCTGCTCCACGAGATCGGGCTGTTTGTGAGCAACCGGAGTTATCACAAGCACTCGATGTACTTGATTCGCAACAGCGAACTCTTCGGCCTCGGCCGCAAAGATCAGCTTCTCGCCGCGCTCGTCGCTCGTTACCATCGCCGCGCTTCACCACAGCCGACGCACGAAGGCTATGCGACGCTCGACCGTGACGAGCGTGTGGTCGTCTCGAAGCTGGCGGCAATTTTGCGAGTCGCTATTGCTCTCGATGAATCGCGGAGCCAACGGATTCATCAGGTCAGCTGCTTGAAAGAAGACGGCCGGCTGGTGATTTCAATTCCCCTCGTCGAAGATCTCGCGCTCGAGCAGCTGGCCCTCAAACAAAACGGTTCACTCTTCGAAGAAGTGTTCGGCCTGCCGGTGCTGCTGCGCATGGCCAAAAAATAGCCAAGATAGGTTCTGCCTCTCATGACCGAATCGCCCACGAAATTTCTGAACCGCGAACTGAGCTGGCTGGAGTTCAACCAGCGCGTGCTGGACGAAGCGGCCGACGAAACCAACCCGCTCCTCGAACGGCTGCGATTTTTGGCGATCACGGCGTCGAACCTCGACGAGTTCTTCATGGTCCGCGTCGGCGGGCTGAAGGTGCTGATCGAACAGGGCATCGTCACGCCTGATCCCTCTGGACTCACGCCGCAGGAACAGCTCACCGCCATCAGCGCGCGGGCTCACAAGTTCGTGCAGGATCAGCAGACGATTTTCAAAGAAGTCGAAGCCAAGCTGCAAGAAGCCAATGTTCGTCGGCTGCGCGGCAACGAACTTTCCGAGCGCCGCTTGAAGGCGATGGAACAAGTTTTTGAAAGCGAGATCTTTTCCGTCCTCACGCCGATGGCGATCTCGACGGAAATTGAGTTTCCGCTACTGCAGAATGTGCAACTACAGCTCTGCGTGCAGTTGAAGCCCGATCCAGCCACTCCGCAGCAGCCGCGATTCGCGCTCATTCCGCTCGGCCGAGCGCTGAGCCGGTTCTTGACCGTCGGCGGGCCGGAGCGCGGTTATGCTTACGCGCTGCTGGAAGATGTCGTGGCGAAATTCCTCGATCGCTTTTTCCCGGGCGAAGTCATCGAGTCGCACGCCGCGTTTCGGATCACGCGAAACGCCGACTTTTCGCTCCGTGACGACCTCGCGCCCGACGTAATGGCCGGCATGCAAGGGATTCTCACCGCCCGCAAGCACGGCAGCTGCATTCGCTTGGAAGTGGCCGCCGATGTGCGCCCCGAGATGCTCGCGTTTTTGCAGCAGGCGCTGGAGGTGGGCGATGATGAGGTCTTTCGGATCGAAGGGCCGCTTGAGTTGTCGACCTTCATGCCGCTCGCCGATCTCAACGGCTTTGAAGCGCTGCGAAACGAAGCCTGGCCGCCGCAGCCATCGATCGATATCGAACCGGGCGAAAAGCTGTTCGACATCATCGCCCGCCGCGACGTGCTGATGTATCACCCGTATCAAACCTTCGAGCCGGTCGTGCGCCTCGTGCAAGAGGCGGCCGCCGATCCCGATGTGCTGGCGATCAAGCAGATTTTGTATCGCACCAGTCGCAGTAGCCCGATCGTCGCCGCCCTCGCCGAAGCAGCCCGCCGTGGCAAGTATGTGACGGCCATCGTCGAACTCAAAGCTCGCTTCGACGAAGCTCGCAACATCGAATGGGCCCGCAGCCTGGAAGAAGCTGGCGTGCAGGTGATCTACGGCGTGAAGGGTTTGAAGACGCACGCCAAGGTCTGCATCATCGTTCGCCGCGAACCGCACGGGGTGCAGCGCTACGTGCACTTCGGCACGGGCAACTACAACGAGATGACCGCCCGCGTTTACAGCGACGCGAGCCTGTTCACCAACAACGAAGAGCTCGGCGCCGATGCGGTGAGCTTCTTTAACGCCATCACCGGTTACTCTCAGCCGCAGCGTTATCGCAAGATCGAAGCGGCGCCGACTGGCTTGCGCAGTCGCTTGCTGGAACTCGTCGAAGGCGAAACGCGGCGGAAGAAGGAAGGACAAAAAGCCCAGATCGATGCCAAGATCAATTCGCTCGTAGATCCAGAATTGATTTCGGCTCTCTACGCCGCGTCGCAAGCCGGCGTGAAGATACGGTTGAATATCCGCGGCGTCTGCTGTTTGAAACCGGGCGTCGAAGGACTGAGCGAAAACATTTCCGTCATCAGCATTGTCGATCGCTACCTTGAGCACGCTCGCATCCTCCGCTTTTTGCACGGCGGTGATGATCTGGTTTTCATTTCGAGCGCCGACTGGATGCCGCGCAATCTCGATCGACGAATCGAGCTTCTCGCGCCGATCGAAGACTCGCATTGCAAGCAGCGGCTGATCGAAATTCTCGATATGTACTTCGACGACAATGTGAAGGCCCGCCAGCTGAAAGCCGACGGTTCGTACGTTCGCGCCAAGAAGGGAAAGGGCAAACGCCGCCGCGCTCAAGAGCTGCTCTACGAGCAAGCTCGCGACCGCGTGAAGGAAGCCGAGCAATCGCAGCGGACCACGTTCACGCCGCATCGCTCGGCAGCGGCCGGCGGTTAATTGATGATCTCGCAACCTGCTTCTTTGAGAAACACCATGCTGACTTTGTTGCTCCTCCGCCATGCCAAATCGAGTTGGAAAGATTCCGACCTCGACGATCACGACCGTCCGCTAAATAAGCGTGGCAAGCACGACGCGCCGCGGATGGGCCAGCTGATTCGCGATGAACAGCTGCAGCCCGACTTAATCGTTTGCTCATCAGCCAAGCGGACGCGGCGAACGGCTGAACTGGTCGCCGAAAGCAGCGGCTATCGCGGCGAAACGCGAATCACCGGCGACGTCTACGAAGCCAGCGGCAGCCAGCTCCTTGCGCTGATTCAGTCATTCCCCGAATCAGCCCAGCGGATCATGCTGATCGGCCACAACCCGGGCTTGGAAGAGCTGCTCGAACGGCTGACTGGCGAATATCGGCCACTCAGTACGGCCGCCCTCGCCCGACTGGAGATTCCGAGCGAAAAATGGTCGGAAATTAATGCAGAAACACGGGCCGAATTGCAGCACTTGTGGCAACCGCGGGAATTAGAATAAATCCAGCACTTTTGCTGCGATACCTCGACTCCCCTCCCGCCCATGTCCAAGCCGGCCCGCATTCCTGCTGCTGCTCAAGCCGACGCCGCCGCGCCGCAACTCGCGCGCAAGGTAGTCAAGCAGCGCGTACAGGCCGCCGTTTTCTACTGGGAACGCGTCGCCAAACGCGACAAGCCGCGGGTTGAAGACGTGCATCAACTGCGCGTCTGGTCGCGTCGCTCGATGGCTGCCGTCGAACTCTTCCTGCCGTTTTTCGCAGCCAAGCCCGCCGCCGAATTGCTCGGCATGCTGAACAAAGCTCGCAAGCGCGCCGGCAAAGCGCGCGATTGCGATGTGCTGCTGGCCAAGCTCGACAAGCGGACGCGCGAAGCGCTCGCCGAACATTTGGAAACGCTGAAGACCGGCCGAGCTGAATCGGCAGAGAAACTTCAGTCCGCCTATCGCAAAAAAGTTCGCAGCGGGAAAGTCGCCGATTGTCTGGCCGACTTGCAAAAAGAATCAGCAGCGAAGAACCATTCAGCGAAGAGCAACGGCCACGTGCCGCCGCAGGCTCAATTCGGCGTGTGGTTTCTCACGCAATTCGCCGCGAGCTCGGCCGATTTCATTCAGCAACTGCGACCGGCCAAGGCTTCGCTGCGGCGGATTCATCAGCTGCGGATCGACGGCAAGCATGTGCGCTATGCTCTCGAAATCGGCCTGCCAGCGCTGCCGAAGGCGGCTGGCAAACAGCTGTATGCTTCGCTCGAAGCTCTGCAAGAACAGCTCGGCGAGATCTGCGACGACCTCGCCTTTGCAGAGAGATTTCGCGAGTTGGCCGCAGGTCTGAAAGAAAAGCAGCAAGCTCGACTCGAAAAGGAAGCCGCGCGTCACGACGAACAAGCCCAAGCCGGCTTCGAGAAGTTCAGTCGCTGGTGGCGGGCCGCCAACGGCCGCAAGAAATTGCAGCGGCAGTTTGCAGCCATCTTCGCACCGCTCGCGGACATCAAGCCACGCGGCAGCAAACCGGCTCAGCGTCGCAAGAGCCAATAGAAATAAGCACCGATGATGGCGGCTCCGGCGATCAACAGCATCAAGACTCGCATGGCCCGCGAGTGATCTTCCGGTGGCGGTTCGTCTGGCGGCGTGTACCCTTCGCCAAAGTCGTGACCGCATTTCGTGCACTCACGAAAGTACTGCAACTGAGCAACGTCGTCGCACGACGTGCAGAACCGCAACTCGCCGGCATTTTCATCGGCTTGAAAGGCCTGCGGAAAGAAGTCTCGTTCGGCGCCGCAGAGCTGGCATCGCGCACAGCGCGCGGTTTGGCACTGAGGGCATGTTGGCCAGACATCAATGATTTCGGACGTCATATTGCTCGCTTAAAGTCGCTGTAAAAACTAGCTTCGGCCCCTCACCCCGGCCCTCTCCCCGGAGTACCGAGGCGAGGGAGGTAAGAGGAATCACGACAGATTCACAATCGCCCCACGAAAGAACCCACTCGACTCCGGCGATTGATAGCGAATATCGAGGGCGGCATTGGCAATGGTTTCCTTCTTCTCCGCCGCGGCCCGGCAAGCAAAATCGAGAATCGTCGAGGTCAACTGCGTTCGCTCCACAGGATACTGCGGTACGCCACTACGCAAAAAGCGTTCGATGTGCCAGGTCAGCGGATTGAAAAACGCAGCCCCTGGCGGCGCGGGGAGATAGAAGCACGACGAGATCGGCTCGGCCACGTTTTTGATTTTGCCGGCGAAGGCGAACTCTGAAACCTGCTCGATCAGATTGAACGCGGCTCCGCGGGTGCCGTCGTTGTATTCGACCAGAATCGCCTGCGGATGGCGGACGTTTTCCTTCAGCGGACCGACGTTGAAACTGCTGCAACGGCGCATCGCTTGATCGAGCAACTGCCAAGACCAGCGGCCGGCGTCGCCCGCTTTCCAAACTGCATCACCTTCGAGCCAGGTCACGCTCTTCACGCCGGTTTCGCCGCCGGCGCGGCGCTCGAGCATGCATTGCAGGGTTTCGAGCGCGTGAAAGAAATAAACTTCCGGCACGCCGCGGTCGAAGCCGAAGACGCAAACTCCTTCGCTGAACTTCGTCCCCAGCGGCGGTTCGATCTCTGGCATCCGCCACGTCACCGGCAGCGACGAGCCTGCCATCAGGCCGAATTTCAGCTCCTTCGCCGTTCGCACCATTTCGGCTGCGTGCTCGTGGTCGTAGCTCAAGTGCTTATCGACAAACACCGGCACGCTCCTGCCGACCTTACGAAAGACCTTCACAATCTCCTGAAAGTATTTGTGTCGTGGATAAAGGATCTGCTTCCGGTCGTTCACCGGATAGTCGCCGTGCTCGATGATCAGCACCACGCCGTCGACGTCGAGTTGGCCATCCTTCAGCAGTGTTTCTTCGACGGTCTTGCACAGTTGAATGCCATGGTCGCGGCAGAAGCCCGGCCCGAGGTCTTCAGCGGGGGACTGATCATCGAGCATCCGCACCACCTGCACGTTCGGCTGATGATGAAAGCCATCGACCGGATAACCGTGCACGAGTCGCCCGACGATGTGATACGCATGCGAGCGCAGCCGAAAAATCGAATTAATCGCCGCAACCCGCAACGGTTTCGGCGGCTGCGATTGGTCGGCTGCAACGGCTGCTGCGGGAGCGACCGGCTGCTGCGCAAGTGTCTCGTTCGCGACCACCGTCGCCACGGCAGAACCGGCCACCGCGGCTGAAGACATCGTTAAGAACCGCCGGCGAGAAAAATCAGGCGTAGGCATGGGTAGAACTCCAAGCGATCGTAGGCCGGCAACAAGCTGTACTCAGTGCAGTTCCGGCAGGGGCCGCTGTTGGATGATAGTGATTCGGTACTCTCGCTTCCACGCCGTGCCGGAACGCAGAGTAGCTTGTTCTGGCCCACACTCGTCGCCGACACGACAAATCACTGACAAAATCCCGCGAAACAGCGTCGCCGCGGTTGCTCTTTCCCGCAGGGTTGCTTAACATTCCGCCGTCCCTCCGACGTTTTGTCGCAAACCGCCGCTGCCAACCGCTCAAGATCACAATTTGCCTGCATGAAGCCCGTCAAATTCGACGATCAACTGGCCCACTTCCTGAAACTGGCGGCCCGACTCTGCCAGGAGCAGGAAGCCGTAGCCGTGCTGCTCCTCTTGCCAGGACCGACCGACTGGGACGCAGTCAAGCACGAGCTCGACGGGTTGAAGATCGTGATCACGGCGGACAAGGAAGAAGAAGTCGCCGGAGCCAAGGAAGCCGGCCTGGAGACCATCCTGCTCAACATGGAAGAGGCTCCGACCTTCGAGCGCCTCACGCAGGCGCTCCTCTCGGGCGTCGCTCGCGAAATCCTGGCGCCGGGGGCTGGTGTCGTCGTTGCTTACTCGGGCTTCGATGCCGAATCGATCGATTCGCTCAGCTTCATTCGCCTCGACGAACACCTGGGCAAGCTCACCGCCCGCGATCTTCGCCAGCTCGAAACCAGTGTGCCGCTTGATACGCTGAAGGTCGTCGTCGACCTCGCCGTCGAAATCGGCCGCGAAGGGCGCGAAGGAAAAGCAGTCGGCACGATGTTCGTCGTCGGCGACACTCGCAAGGTCCTCGCTCACAGTCAGCCGGCCGGTTTCGATCCGGTCCGGGGTTATCCCCGGGCTGAGCGCGACCTGCACGATGCCCGCGTCCGCGAAGCCATCAAAGAAGTCGCCGTGCTCGACGGCGCGTTCATCGTCAGCCCCGAAGGGCTCGTCGAAAAAGCGGCCCAGCTCGTCGATGCTCCTTACGCCGACCTCACCGTCTCGAAGGGCCTCGGTGCTCGTCACTGGGCCGGCGCGGCCATTAGCAAAGCGACCCACTCAATTGCCATCGTCGTCAGCCAGTCGAGCGGCACGGTCCGCATCTTCCAAGCCGGCGAGGTCGTCCTCCGCATCGAGCCCTTCCGCCAGGCCATGAAGTGGAAAGAGTTCGAATACGAACGGCCGCTTGATGGAGACGACTAATGGCCGTCCGCCTCGCCGACTTGCACGACGCCCAGGATGCTCGCTGGGTCGTCGATCTCCTCGATATGTACTGCCGCGACGAATTCGGCGACGGTGCGCCATTGTCCGCGAAGGCTCGTGAGAATCTCATTCCCGGCTTGATCAAACACGGCGGCGCGCGAGTCTATCTCGCCTTCGACGATGCCGGCGAAAACAAAGAGCCGCTCGGCGTCTCGATCTGCATGCTCGGCTTCTCGTCCTTCAAAGGCGCACCGCTCCTTAACATTCACGACATCGCCGTCTCGCCGCAGGCTCGCGGCAAAGGGATCGGCGCTGCTCTGCTCACGTTCCTCGAAGCCGATGCCAAGGCGCTCGGCTGTTGCAAGATCACGATGGAAGTCCGTAGCGACAACGCGCGAGCGCAGGCTCTCTATCAGCGGATTGGTTATCGCGGCAGCGAGCCAGAGTCGTGGTTCTGGTCGAAGGGGCTGTAGCCACGATCAGGTGTCGGCCCGCCGGACTTTATCGTCCAAACGTCTCAAACTCATACCACGAAATTCGTCCATCCTTGTTGGCATCCATGTCAGCAAACGTGATGAGTTCAAAAATCCCGGGCAGCCAATACGTCGCATAAAACGACCGACTTTGCGGCAGAATCTGCTTGCCGCTTTGGCCATCACGATATTCCTGCTCGACCGCATCCCATTCTGCGAGTGAGATGAAGTTGTCGCACTGCAGAAGATCGATCGCACCGAAGGCAACGCCGCGGCCAGTCGCGCTGCGGTATTCCTTCCACGTCACCCGCTGATCCTGATTGCGGTCGAGTCGGGCGAAGTGAGTTCGTTCCCGTTCGCTGCTTTTTTCACTCGTCGTCCAAATCGTGCCGGCAAAGTCTGCGAGTATCAGTTTGCCATCTTCATCTTTGTCGGTCCCAACGAATCCTCGCGCCAGATTTTCGCCGGTCTGGATGAATTCCAAAAACGACAGCGATTGGTTCCCATCGAGATCGCGCAGGCGAAAGACATTCTCTTCCATCGTGAGATAATTTTTGTCGAACCGCTGCGGATCGCGGGCATGCGCGAGAAACTCTTCGCGGGAAACGGCTCCGTCGAAATTCGCATCCACATTCAAAAACGCACCCAGCGCATTCATTCCTTCGTAAGTGAGCGGTGGCAGCATCTTTTCGAAGGCGACCTGCTCACTCCAAGTCAGCCGCTCGTCGCTGTTTTGATCGCGCAAGACAAACTCCAGCGCCAGTCGCCGGCGTTTGCGTTCTTCGGCTACAGGATCCACTGGCTCGGGGCGGGTGAAAGGATCTTGTTCGTATTCCGGCTTTTCCGGCGGCGCTGTCACAAACTCTTGCTGTGTGACCTGGCCATCGCCGTTTTGATCCCAGCCGCCAAAACGCGCAAACTCGTGCGACGAAAACCCCAGATACTCGTGATGGAACGAGATCAGACCATCGCCGTTGGTGTCGACCTGTGCGAACTCAGGAAATTTAGTCCGCGCGCGTTCATCCCACGCCAGCAGCTTTGAAACTGACGACGGCTGATAGCTGTGGGCTTTGATCAAACGCTCGGCTTCGTCGATCGCTGCTGGAATATTCTGTTCGAACTCGAGGCGCGAAATCTTGCCATCTCCGTTCGCGTCCAGCCGCGCGAATTCCGCTCGCAAATACTTCGCCGCTTCGCCATTTCTAGGCGCTGGACGTGGCGCGCTACAACAAGCCAACAGTTGCCCCGCGAGCCAGGGCAGAACGAGTGAAACAACCAATGCCGATCGGCGGATTAATTGCGCAGGCATCGTTTAGAGCTCCAGTCTGGCCGCGAGGGTCTACAGATTGAGACGATGCTGAGCGTCAAAGCGTTTTGTGTTGCCAGCGATGGCCCAGCGTTTTGGCGACAAGCAAGCCGAAGGCTAGCGGGCGTTTTTCGCGCGCGGATACAATGGTACGCATGATTCGCGAACCCGTCGTGCCACTCACGATCCAATCAAAAGCCAGCCAAGGTTTTGTGCCTCCAGCGCGAAGTGTTTGCTTTGAGACAGCACTTCGGCAGCAGGCTCTCGATCTGGGCAGTCCACGAACGATCGCAATCCGTGAGCTCTTTTTCACCCGTTTTCCCCGCGGGTCACCAGAAACAGGTTCGTGGAATTTTCGCGAAGGTGGTCTCAGTTTGTGAAGCTGTCTGGTGCCGCGAAGCGAAAGCGGAAGACCCGGTTCGGATGTATGTCGCCGTTCGTCTCGCGTCGGGCGAGTTACTGGAGTTAATCGAGTTGGCGACCGAACCAGGCGTCTGTCAGTTCTTCGATCGGGGCAGACGATTCGGTACAGCAATCAAACTCTCCTCGCCCACTAAAAAAGGTCTATGGTGGCAAGAGATCTTCACGCTGCAAGAACGACATACGTGGCTTGTTTCCCTGCACAATCAGTTGTACGGAGAGATTGGATTCAAGTATCCGGTAAGCAACCACTCGCGGCTCTGGATCGAATGGGATAAACATTCGCCGCTCCCCGTCAACCTAGGCAATGTTTTGTGCGATGACTGGCACAATCTCGTCGTTCCCCACGACTCGCCTGTCGTATGTGAGCCCGACCTGCTGCGTATGCACTTTCTCCTGAGTGTTTTCTTTCGCATGATGTTTAGTTTTGATTTTCGAAGTTGAGCCCGCGTCTCCAAATCATTCCCACGCGCCCGGCCTCAACTTTCGGTCGATCTTCTCGAGAGGCCAGTACACCCTGCTCAGAAGCGGATTTGCAAAGCGATAGTTAGTGTCATAGAAGCCTGGCGACGGAGTGAGAGAAACCGCATACGATCTGAAGTCGTCAGGGCCGGGTTTCACTAACGCCAAATAGCTCCCCAAGTACAGCACTGGCAAGAGCAGCAGAACGATGGCGACAATCAGCGGTACTCTGGATTCGCGTTTCATGGAGTTTCTCGTTGAGACAGTTCCCAAGTCACGTGTAAAACGACACGGCAATCATCATTGCGGTTCGTCGCACCGTCTGCCATCTACTTCACATCCGCAAGCTTGATTGCCTTCCCGCCGGCCGCTTTGCTTTCTTCCGCTGCTTTCAGCAGCGTGAAAATCTCCAGCGTTTCAGCCGCAGCCACTGGCGTGGGACCACCTTTGTAGAACTTCGCCATTTCGATCGCGATGCCTTTGTAGCCCATGTACTCATCGTTCGTCGGCACGACTCCCTTCACCGGCAAGCCGTGGCCGTAGACGCCCGCGGTCGAAACGCCTTTGTCGCCGAAGACCACCGCGCTGTACTTCACGGCTCCCTCTTTGATCCCGCGGTATGTGCCGATGCGGCCGTCGCTCCACACGCAGGTGAACTGCTCCGCCGTCGGTGACGATGTGCACGTGACGCTCACCACGCCGGAGCCCATGATCGCGTAGAGCGTTTCGATACTATGGAGCGAGCTCCAAATAAAGCCGGGCGTTTCGTCGCTCGGTTTGCCGCCGCCGTAGACATCGCAGCCGATGACTTTGCCCACTTCCGGAAAATTCTTCATGCCGCTGAAGCCCGGACTGAAGCGATGCTGCGAGCTCGACCAGCAGGGCGTCTTCGTTTCTTCGGCCAATTTGAAAATCGCTCGCGCATCCTCGAGCGAACCCGCCAATGGCCGCCCGATGTAGACGGGTTTCTTCGCCCGCAGCACCGGATCGACCTGCTTCAGGTGATCGCGGCCGTCGAGGCTCATAACCATCACGGCATCGCAGCGCTTCAGCAACTCATCGACCGAATCGACCAACTCCACGCCATACTTGGCGATCTGCTCTTTCCACTTTGGCAGGCTAGTCCGACTCTCGGCTAGCAACTCGGTGCCGATCGGCACTGCAGCGACCACTCGTACGCCGAGCAAATCGCCGGTCGCCTTGGGATCGTTGAACAGCTGGGCGTAAGCCACGGCCTGATAGTTATCGAGACCAAGCACGCCGATTTTCACGGGCGGTTTTTCGGTCTCCTGAGCCAATGTCAGGCCGCAACAAAAAAGCATCACGAGCGAGCCGAGCGGGAGAGACCAACGTCGCATGAGAATTCGCCTGATTGAAGTTACTTCGATATTTCCTGAGACACGAGATTCGACCATTCCCGCAGCCAGCCGACCACTGCCTCGGTGTTGATTTCGGTGCCGGCTTCGAGGCCGTTCGCCAGTTGAGCCCAGACGTATTGCGCCTCTTTCACCCGACCGTAGCCGATCCCTTCGAGCGCATCGACATAGCTCAGCAGTGAATCGCGAACTGCGGCGAGGTCCGCCTCACCGGCATCCAACTGATCGGCCAGCGTGCGGATTCGTTCGATAACGCTGGTGTTTGACATGGGTGCTTTGCGGCAGTTGGAGCGAGTGATCTTACGGCGAAGCCAGTTGCAGTTCAAACAATTGTTGAACGTGTGAGACGGTAGGGCAACGTAGTCTTTCTTTGCGTGTGAAACTCGACAAAAATTGACGCATACCTTTCACACCGCAGCGAGTGCAATCCATGGCAGGTTCGCAAGCAGACGGAAAACGCCCGAATGAGCAGCGCGCTGGTACAACGCCGGCAAACGACACGGCCTGCCGTTTGTCGGATGACTCGCTGGCGCAAATCGCTACGCAGTGGAGCCTGCTGCGACTCGCGCACGACTTGCAAACCACCAGCGCCGATGCTGCCAGGCAGGCGCTGCTGTTGCGCTATGGCCGTGCGGTGCGCCGGTTCGTCGGCGTGGTGGTGAAAGATCCCATCGCAGCCGACGACGTGGCGCAAGATGTGATGGTCCGCTTGATGCGCGGCGACTTTGCCGGGGCCGATGCAAATCGCGGCCGGTTTCGCGATTTGCTGAAACATGCGATTCGGAACATGGTGCGCAACTACTGGTCGCGCGAGAATCGCCGGACCGGTGTCGAGTTTGACGAACAGCAGTTCGGCCCGGTCGACGATACCCAATCGGATGCTTGGGAGCAGCAATGGACTAGCACGTT is drawn from Anatilimnocola floriformis and contains these coding sequences:
- the ppk1 gene encoding polyphosphate kinase 1 — its product is MTESPTKFLNRELSWLEFNQRVLDEAADETNPLLERLRFLAITASNLDEFFMVRVGGLKVLIEQGIVTPDPSGLTPQEQLTAISARAHKFVQDQQTIFKEVEAKLQEANVRRLRGNELSERRLKAMEQVFESEIFSVLTPMAISTEIEFPLLQNVQLQLCVQLKPDPATPQQPRFALIPLGRALSRFLTVGGPERGYAYALLEDVVAKFLDRFFPGEVIESHAAFRITRNADFSLRDDLAPDVMAGMQGILTARKHGSCIRLEVAADVRPEMLAFLQQALEVGDDEVFRIEGPLELSTFMPLADLNGFEALRNEAWPPQPSIDIEPGEKLFDIIARRDVLMYHPYQTFEPVVRLVQEAAADPDVLAIKQILYRTSRSSPIVAALAEAARRGKYVTAIVELKARFDEARNIEWARSLEEAGVQVIYGVKGLKTHAKVCIIVRREPHGVQRYVHFGTGNYNEMTARVYSDASLFTNNEELGADAVSFFNAITGYSQPQRYRKIEAAPTGLRSRLLELVEGETRRKKEGQKAQIDAKINSLVDPELISALYAASQAGVKIRLNIRGVCCLKPGVEGLSENISVISIVDRYLEHARILRFLHGGDDLVFISSADWMPRNLDRRIELLAPIEDSHCKQRLIEILDMYFDDNVKARQLKADGSYVRAKKGKGKRRRAQELLYEQARDRVKEAEQSQRTTFTPHRSAAAGG
- a CDS encoding SixA phosphatase family protein, whose translation is MLTLLLLRHAKSSWKDSDLDDHDRPLNKRGKHDAPRMGQLIRDEQLQPDLIVCSSAKRTRRTAELVAESSGYRGETRITGDVYEASGSQLLALIQSFPESAQRIMLIGHNPGLEELLERLTGEYRPLSTAALARLEIPSEKWSEINAETRAELQHLWQPRELE
- a CDS encoding CHAD domain-containing protein, with product MSKPARIPAAAQADAAAPQLARKVVKQRVQAAVFYWERVAKRDKPRVEDVHQLRVWSRRSMAAVELFLPFFAAKPAAELLGMLNKARKRAGKARDCDVLLAKLDKRTREALAEHLETLKTGRAESAEKLQSAYRKKVRSGKVADCLADLQKESAAKNHSAKSNGHVPPQAQFGVWFLTQFAASSADFIQQLRPAKASLRRIHQLRIDGKHVRYALEIGLPALPKAAGKQLYASLEALQEQLGEICDDLAFAERFRELAAGLKEKQQARLEKEAARHDEQAQAGFEKFSRWWRAANGRKKLQRQFAAIFAPLADIKPRGSKPAQRRKSQ
- a CDS encoding DNA integrity scanning protein DisA nucleotide-binding domain protein, which encodes MKPVKFDDQLAHFLKLAARLCQEQEAVAVLLLLPGPTDWDAVKHELDGLKIVITADKEEEVAGAKEAGLETILLNMEEAPTFERLTQALLSGVAREILAPGAGVVVAYSGFDAESIDSLSFIRLDEHLGKLTARDLRQLETSVPLDTLKVVVDLAVEIGREGREGKAVGTMFVVGDTRKVLAHSQPAGFDPVRGYPRAERDLHDARVREAIKEVAVLDGAFIVSPEGLVEKAAQLVDAPYADLTVSKGLGARHWAGAAISKATHSIAIVVSQSSGTVRIFQAGEVVLRIEPFRQAMKWKEFEYERPLDGDD
- a CDS encoding GNAT family N-acetyltransferase, translating into MAVRLADLHDAQDARWVVDLLDMYCRDEFGDGAPLSAKARENLIPGLIKHGGARVYLAFDDAGENKEPLGVSICMLGFSSFKGAPLLNIHDIAVSPQARGKGIGAALLTFLEADAKALGCCKITMEVRSDNARAQALYQRIGYRGSEPESWFWSKGL
- a CDS encoding Gfo/Idh/MocA family protein → MRRWSLPLGSLVMLFCCGLTLAQETEKPPVKIGVLGLDNYQAVAYAQLFNDPKATGDLLGVRVVAAVPIGTELLAESRTSLPKWKEQIAKYGVELVDSVDELLKRCDAVMVMSLDGRDHLKQVDPVLRAKKPVYIGRPLAGSLEDARAIFKLAEETKTPCWSSSQHRFSPGFSGMKNFPEVGKVIGCDVYGGGKPSDETPGFIWSSLHSIETLYAIMGSGVVSVTCTSSPTAEQFTCVWSDGRIGTYRGIKEGAVKYSAVVFGDKGVSTAGVYGHGLPVKGVVPTNDEYMGYKGIAIEMAKFYKGGPTPVAAAETLEIFTLLKAAEESKAAGGKAIKLADVK
- a CDS encoding sigma-70 family RNA polymerase sigma factor, translating into MAGSQADGKRPNEQRAGTTPANDTACRLSDDSLAQIATQWSLLRLAHDLQTTSADAARQALLLRYGRAVRRFVGVVVKDPIAADDVAQDVMVRLMRGDFAGADANRGRFRDLLKHAIRNMVRNYWSRENRRTGVEFDEQQFGPVDDTQSDAWEQQWTSTLLENTWRSLEEFQRKTPGSLAYSVLRMRTDEPDADSEQLAALVSRAVNKKLNAAACRQQLRRARLRFAQLMVEEVARGLPDPAPDAVEEELISLGVMEYVRDFLPDDWRTVGQLRAEEE